GGACACGAACCAAAACAAACTCAATTGAATAAACCACCTACAGCATGAAAACAAGAAAGAGACAACTATAGGACCCAGGAGGAGGATAAAACAAAGTCCTCAAAGCTATTTAATCACAGCCTTAAATGAGCTTAGACACTATAAAGGAATTATACCTTATAACAAGCCTCACTACAAAAACTCCCAAATAGGTAGTCTGTAGAAGACATATGCTGAGCTTCACTTAGGCAAGCAACATGAtctacaaagaaaaaaaagaatatatataaaatacatggaGATTGAATTACAAACTTCCCATGAATCTAACTCACATTGGCGGGTGCATTGGAGACAAGCTTTTGTAAAATGTTCAGTATCATCCTTGCAATCTCTCATGCTACATAGTCCACAACAGCAAGATGGACAAAACCACTTTTCATTAGGTATATCCTGAAAAAAATAGATAAGCAAATATCAATCAAAATTAACCACCAACCAATACCTTCATAATATAATTTATCATGTACACACttttaactcaaaaaaaaaaaatgaacagattaagaagcaaaacatgaagaaaacttaATGGTAATTCATCCTTACTGCTTCAGGAGCCAAATGTCTTATTAGAAGAGTTGGAGAACAGGGGGTAGGGGTTGAGCCAATGTGATAGCACCGAAAGTACACAGCATGACACTTCACCATATACCATATTTTTGTTAAAAGGGGTTTATGCTTTTGGGggctattttctttattttattttggattaCCATGACTATCTTTAACTTATGTGTTGTTGTATAATCTTAAACATTAAATGCTGAAAACTACCTACTAAAGAGATAAGCACTGAATTTGAATTATCAACATTGTTTAGTATAGGGTTGAGCCAATGTGATAGCATCGAAAATACACAACATGACACTTCACCATATACCATATTTTTGTTAAAAGGGGTTTATGCTTTTGGggctattttctttattttattttggattaCCATGACTATCTTTAACTTATGTGTTGTTTTATAATCTTAAAAATGCTGAAaactaaatactaaatatataaGCACTGAATTTAAATTATCAACATTGTTTAGTATATTACTAAAACTTAAGAATTGAATATCTTTATAttgtttgaaaattataaaatctcaaattatgaaaattattaatttcacaattttaatcttattaacatcatattttacatgattttgaatACATCTGGATTAAAAAAGTggtaatttaaatatctcatctTCTATAGCCCAAAAAAGATAATTGAATtcaaatttagaaaataaaactTCACATATTCTGTGGTAAGTGATAATTAGCTCTCACCGACTTATCACATTCCGCaattttttgttgaaaattttctGTTAAGTAAAAATTGATTGAATGatcaaaaacatttaaaaaataaatgttgaaaatttaCTTTTTCCatgcatttaaaattttcaatgctTTATCAAACCCTTAATTAAGAGCTAGGGTTTAGTCTTATCAGGGCTTTTTGTTATAAAAAGCATGCTTATGGATGTAATCAGAAGTAGTTTAGGTTTTACCCACTACCATATTAAAGAAGCAAGTAGTCTTTCTATTCCCTGCCcttgggtttagggttttagggtttattaGTTAGTTGCTCAGACTAACTAATTAACCTTGATTTAACAAATAGGAGTGGTAAAATTAATTTAGGGGTTACATGGTGAAGtctgtttatttgtttatttttgtgtGAGGTAGGAGGATATCAAAACAGTGCTTAAGAAAACCACGGTTAATTAGTTAGTCAGATATCCTCTTACCttacacaaaaataaataaataaataagtatacGTCACCATGTAACCCCTAAATTAATTTTACCACTCCTTTTAGTTCTTTTTCAGATTTATTTTCCTAGAATGAAATCAAGTTTCTACCTGAAGCTTTCTTTTTCTACTACCACCCTAATGATTTAACTGAACATAATCTTCCTAGAATAAAGGAAATCCCTGGTCATTTAATAGTCATAGCTCCTTTCTAGCTAACAGATTTTATATTACATAAAACACCAAAAATCTAGCATTAAACATAAAATATTGGCATGTGAATTCAAGCATCCaaaacaaatcaaaatttatgccCTATTTAATTGTGGCAACTGTAAACAAATTTTATAAGcaataaaattaacaatagaAAAACAAGACATGTAATTAAATAGGTTCATGATGCATGAATGAGAACAAACCTTGAGGTTAATGCAACTTAAATGATATGAGCATGGGCAGTAACCACAAATCATAAGATCTCCTCCATAGTGACAGACACTACATATTGTATCACAGAGTCGGGAACCGCAACATCGCCGCTTCCTCTTGCGCCTCCGAGAACGAGACACCATGTCTTTAAGCCTAAACTTTTTTCCACAATTATCAACAGGAAGACTTGAACAACGATGACCGTCAGGTAAAGCATCATCTTTGCTTATGACATCTACGCCTTTCTCTTCTTTCTTAGGGTTGCCTTCAACTTTTGCATCAGCTTGCTTAGTTTTCTTTGAAAACCTTCTCCTCAACACTGAATCATTTTTATAAACAAGGAAAGAAGCCTTGTTATTCCCCTTCTTCACCTTTGATGGATTTTTAACCTTTGAATTAGGCCCCTGGTTCTTTGAAAACTTTTTTCTAATTAATGATCTTCTCTTCTTAGGAATAACAGAGAAGAATGATTGCATGCTCGCCTGCACTTTGCTACAGTCAGGGAAAATGACAGTAAGATTACCATCAATCTGCCCATGCTTAGTGAAAGTCCTGTAAATTGATTGATTGTCTTGAACATCAGAGACAGAAAAAGAAATGGTTTTACTTCCTCTTGAGCAGTCAACAGAGAGTTGATTACCCTCATTCTCACTAAGTATGGGAGACTTTTGCTTGTCTATTCCATAATCAAATTTACCAGACTCCTCCATTACTTGCTTTTCTCCACATGATTTATCTGCCACAGAACTTTTTCTAGTAGATGGATTCATTTTAGGTAGCTCCTCATGTTTCAGTTTTGACATTACAGATCGTCTCCTTCCTTTGTGCTTACCAAGAGGGCCTTTTCCCTCTCCTTTTCGACATGACCCAACAGCGTTGAAATCAGTGCAGCTACCTGCTTGTGCAGAAATGTCAGATAAATAGGAATTTGTCTTCCCAGGATCCTTTGATTTTTTACTTCTCCTTCCCACCATCCAGGCCAAGATTTTGCGATTAGCAAGATTTCGCCGGCTAGACCCAACTGCAATCTCCTGAACAACTTCCATGAAGTAGGTCCTCCAAACAGTCCGAACACCACAAGTCCACTCAGATATCATTTTTCCAAACCCATAATTTAAACGTAGGGAGGACCAAACTTTCTTTACACAACAAGCCAAGGGAACATCACCTTCAAGTTCTTTTGCTAGCTCCACCAATACCCATATACCTCGGTCTCTCCAAATGCCCAGAAACTCATCCCACTCATGAGCTACACGTAACTGACTCGCACTGAATTTGCACTCATCATCCTCATCAGGAAAATACACAGACCGCTCAGATGCATTATCATCATTATCCAAAATAACCCCTTCCCACCATGCATCTTCAAACAATGCATCAACACAAACCCCAAAACCCAGATTTTGATTAGAATGAGGTTGAGATGAGGGAGGAAGAGGTCGTATATACCCTCGATAGGTTGATGGAACATGGCGACGGGTATGAAGACCTTCAACTGCCTCTGTCACAGGGATGGACTCAATGAGCTTCGAATCACCTGTTTCACACAAGAGCTCATCATATTCAATTGATCGGGATAAATGCGAAACTCCAACAACCACCCCAGGGTGCCACGACCCCCGCAACCCTTCCTCAAATTGGCGAACCTAAAAACAGTCCACGATGAAACTCGTATCAATACAGCACGCAATCAAATAAATGCAACACTGTGTGACAAAAAAAATGTAACAATCATTTCACTACATGAAGAAAACATTACTAAATTCTCAAAATATTCATTTACAGATAGCCCATTGTAAACATTACTAAATTCTCAAAATATTCATTTACAGATAGCCCATTGTGTAAAATAGGGGGAAGATTGCATACATCAGGACCTTCTCAATGTTGTGCTTATAGGGGAGCTTGGGTGCATCCTCTTGCTTCATAggaaaaggtaccaaaataaataaataaataaaagagtttgacTTGAAAACTGTGAAGAACTTGCATGACCAAGCTAACAACAAGTTCGGTATCAAAATTGAGTTTTGGAACTTCTCTATATTCAAAGTAATTAAATAATCAAGGCATTGGCCTCCAGAAAATAAGATTTCCGGAGTCCAAAAGATTTCGGTTTTTTTATTTATGAAAAGAAAGAAACTGTTATTTATGTTTACGATTCAAGTCTCAGACATCTTACCCAGAAGGAAATTAATGCGAATTAAACCTTATCTAACAAGAGAGTTACAAATGATTTTGGAATCACCAATTTGCCAGATAAAATTAGCTTCCGCGTGGTTACTCGGAAAATGCGGgaaatataatttcaaatttgaaaccttaatttcttcaaaaatcaaatgaaagcaGTGAAACAAGACAATTCGAAGCTTCTATTAAGGGATCAACCGAAAGACATGTAATTTTTCAATATTCAGTAAGAGAACAAAATTTTCGAAATAAAGAACATTTAAGTCTCCTGTTTGGCTTCCGGGAAAATGCAGGATGAACAGAATTTGCTAACTCACAGGTGGATcagtaattatttaaaaaaaaaacaaagactaATGTCAAGTTTGAAACAAATTTCCGTCGATTTTCTTCACTCAGAAACCAAACAGAATAATAAGAGGTGAAGAAAAAACAAGATTATTTAAAAGAATCAAAATTTATACCTAAAAAGAAAGAGTAGCACTACCTCGACTCTCTCATTGAGAAGAAGCTTCCTCTGGTTCATGGTTCATGAAttcaaaccttttcttttcctttatcgaGAGAGAGAAATAAGCTAATGACAATGGATCTTGCTTTGACGGAGAGGAActttgggtttttattttataGCATAACAATATTATAAGTA
The Gossypium arboreum isolate Shixiya-1 chromosome 10, ASM2569848v2, whole genome shotgun sequence genome window above contains:
- the LOC108489283 gene encoding uncharacterized protein LOC108489283, giving the protein MNQRKLLLNERVEVRQFEEGLRGSWHPGVVVGVSHLSRSIEYDELLCETGDSKLIESIPVTEAVEGLHTRRHVPSTYRGYIRPLPPSSQPHSNQNLGFGVCVDALFEDAWWEGVILDNDDNASERSVYFPDEDDECKFSASQLRVAHEWDEFLGIWRDRGIWVLVELAKELEGDVPLACCVKKVWSSLRLNYGFGKMISEWTCGVRTVWRTYFMEVVQEIAVGSSRRNLANRKILAWMVGRRSKKSKDPGKTNSYLSDISAQAGSCTDFNAVGSCRKGEGKGPLGKHKGRRRSVMSKLKHEELPKMNPSTRKSSVADKSCGEKQVMEESGKFDYGIDKQKSPILSENEGNQLSVDCSRGSKTISFSVSDVQDNQSIYRTFTKHGQIDGNLTVIFPDCSKVQASMQSFFSVIPKKRRSLIRKKFSKNQGPNSKVKNPSKVKKGNNKASFLVYKNDSVLRRRFSKKTKQADAKVEGNPKKEEKGVDVISKDDALPDGHRCSSLPVDNCGKKFRLKDMVSRSRRRKRKRRCCGSRLCDTICSVCHYGGDLMICGYCPCSYHLSCINLKDIPNEKWFCPSCCCGLCSMRDCKDDTEHFTKACLQCTRQYHVACLSEAQHMSSTDYLFGSFCSEACYKLCAQLHQLLGISNPTTVDGLSWTLMRSLKNVYGFPDMLKTHTWIKLSDVLRVIHECFEPVKDPHTKRDLVRDVVFNSGSKLKRVDFRGFYAMVLHNGHEILSIATVRIHGLKVAEMPLIATPFRYRRQGMCRLLFKELEKLLVQMGIERLVLPAIPQLRETWEKSFGFLEMPLSERLQFLGYPFLAFQGTIMLQKFLRNSIFNKEMRDFSGKSSDFGGNASNIFKKHMQGSDSEDKFYGLLYKRRLKLEVIGKENLANNCGGRTRLSKKLCK